In the genome of Devosia rhizoryzae, the window CGCGCTTTACCCCAACACCAAGGACGTGCCCTACGTTCTTTGGCTCAAGGCGACGGCCTACTTTGCGCAGATCAAGGACATTACCCGTGATCAGCAGCTGTCGCGAGACGCCATCGATACTTATACGCTGCTGATCAACAACTATCCCAAGTCCGAACACGCTGCCGACGCCAAGGAAAAGCTCCTTGTCGCCTATGATCAGCTGGCCGGTAAGGAAATGTCGGTTGGCCGCTACTACCTCGGCAATGGTCAATATGCCGCCGCCATCAACCGCTTCCGCGAAGTGGTGGAGACCTGGCAGACCTCGACCCATATCGAAGAAGCGCTGTATCGCCTGACCGAAGGCTACCTGCTGCTCGGCCTCACCAATGAAGCCATGTCCGCGGCGGCCGTGCTGGGTCACAACTATCCGTCGAGCGAGTGGTACAAGCGTGCATTTGCACTCCTCGGCAAACAGGGCCTTGCGCCGCAGCTCAACTCGGGCAGCTGGCTGGCGGCGCATCGCCGCTGATCCTCAGCGTCAGGAATTGGATCGGGCCCTGCGGGGCCCTTTCTTTTTAAGGGGATGCGCCGTGCACCCCGTTGCTATTTTGTTCTGCTCCGATATCATGCGCTTGTTTCGGCCCCTGGGCTGACAGACGCATCGGTTAGCCACGGGAAGCTACGCGCATGCTCAACGCGCTTTCGGTCCGCAATATCGTCCTCATCGACCAGCTCGACCTGGCGCTCGACAACGGCATGACCGTGCTTACCGGCGAGACCGGTGCCGGCAAGTCTATCCTCCTGGACGCCATGACGCTGGCGCTCGGGGGCAGAGGCGACGCCTCGCTGGTGCGTCAAGGGCAGGAGAGCGGGCAGGTCGTGGCCGTGCTCGAACTTGCCGCGACGCATCCGGCACGCGCCCTGTTGCGCGACAATGCCATCCCGGACGACGAGGATGTGATCCTCCGGCGCGTGCAGTTTGCCGACGGCCGCACGCGCGCCTTTATCAATGACCAGCCGGTTTCTGCCTCGCTGCTGCAAAAGGTCGGCAGCCAGATTGTCGAGATCCACGGCCAGCACGACGACCGCGCGCTGGTCGACGTGGCAACCCACCGTGCGGCCCTCGATGCCTTTGGCGAGTTAGCGAAGCCGGTGGCCGCCGTGCGCGACCTTTGGTCGGCGCTGGTCGAGGCGCAGCAATCGGTTTCGGAACAGCGGGCCCTGGTGGCCGAAGCCGTGGCCGCGGAAGATTATGCGCGCCATGCCGTCGAGGAACTCGGAAAGCTAAAGCCTGCTTTGGGCGAGGAAACCGAACTTGCCGAACGCCGGCAGCAGTTGCAGCAGGCGGAAAAGGCGTCGTCCGACGTGGTCGAGATCGACGAGATTCTCAACGGCCCCAATGCGCCCACGCCCGCACTTGCTTCATTGATGCGCCGATTGGCGCGCAAGATCGATACCGGCGCAACGCTGTTCCAGCCGATCGTTGATGCACTCGATGCGTCGCTCGTGACGCTGGATCGCACGACGGATGCGCTCGAGGAGCTCAAGCGAGAGATGGCCTTCGATCCGCGCGAGCTCGAGGAGGTCGAGGAGCGGCTATTCGCCTTGCGGGCCGCTGCGCGCAAGCATCAGACCACGCCGGACGGCCTGGTCGAAGTTCTGGCAAAATACGAAAGCGACCTCGAAACGCTGCAAAGCGGAGAGAGCCGGCTCAAGGCGCTGGAAGCCGAAGAAGCGACCGCGCGGGCGCGCTATCGCGAGGCCGCGGACACCTTGAGCAATGGCCGCAAGAAGGCCGCCAAGGCGCTGAGCAAGGCGGTCGAGGCGGAATTGCCGGACCTTAAGCTGGGTAATGCCAAGTTCATCGTCGACCATCAGGTCGACAGCGACCGCGTCGCGGCTGCCGGTATTGACCAGATCGCCTTCCACGTTCAAACCAATCCGGGCACCGCGGCCGGGCCGCTGCTCAAGGTTGCCTCGGGCGGTGAGTTGAGCCGCTTCCTCCTGGCGCTCAAGGTGGTGCTGGCCGATCGCGGTTCGGCGCCGGTTCTGGTGTTCGATGAAATCGACACAGGCGTCGGTGGTGCCGTTGCAGACGCCATCGGCCGGCGGCTGGCGCGGCTTGCAAGCAAGGTTCAGGTGCTGACGGTCACCCATGCGCCGCAGGTGGCAGCGCGGGCCAACCGGCACCTGCTGATCGAAAAACAGATGGTCAAGGAGGGTCATTTCATGCGCACCCATGTTCGGCCGCTCGATACCGGAGCGCGGCAGGAGGAAGTCGCGCGCATGCTGGCGGGTGCGGAAATCACCGACGAAGCGCGCGCTGCTGCCAGCAAATTGCTGAGCACCGTGAAATAGGGCTATCTTTCTTCCCTTCTCCCCTTGTGGGAGAAGGTGCCCGAAGGGCGGATGAGGGGTGCCTGCAGCACCGGATGCGCGGCGAGAACCCCTCACCCGTCTCGGCCTGCGGCCGATCCACCCTCTCCCACAGGGGGAGAGGGGAGGCTCGGTGATAGTAACGTAGCGAGTGCCCATGTCCGACCTGTCTCAAACACCCGTCAGCGATCTGTCCGAAGACGAAGCCCGCTCCGAGCTTGAGCGGTTGGCCGGCGCCATCGCCGCGGCGGACCTCGCCTACCATGGCAAGGATACGCCCGAGATCACCGACGCCGAATACGATGCCTTGCGCATCCGGAATGCCGAGCTGGAAGGCGCCTTCCCGGAACTGGTCCGGTCGGATAGTCCTACGGGCAAGGTCGGCGCGGCACCGGCAGAGGGTTTTTCCAAGGTTCGGCACGCCGTGCCGATGCTGAGTCTAGCCAAGGCCTACACCGATCAGGACGTTCTCGACTTTATCGAGCGCGGCCGCCGCTTCTTTCAGAAGGACGAGGGGCTGGACCTCGCCTTTACCGCCGAGCCCAAGATCGATGGCCTTTCCGCTTCGCTCCGTTACGAACACGGCGTTTTCGTCCAGGGTGCTACCCGCGGCGACGGATCGGTGGGTGAGGACATCACCGCCAATCTGCGGACCATCAAGGATATTCCCAAACGCCTGCCGGAAGGTGGGGACTGGCCGGAGGTGATCGAAATCCGCGGCGAGGTCTACATGACCTATGCCGAGTTCCAGGCGCTCAAGGAGCGCTCAGCCGCTGCGGGTGGGCAGAACTACGTCAATCCGCGAAATACGGCGGCGGGATCGCTTCGGCAAAAAGACCCGTCGATTACGGCCAGTCGCAACCTGCGCTTCTTTGCCTATGCCTGGGGTTTTACCAGTGCCGACCCGGCGCCGACGCAGTTTGAAGCGGTGCAGAAATTCGCCGATTGGGGCTTTCAGATCAGCCCACTTATGTTGCGGGCCAAGTCAGCCGAAGAGCTGATCGCCCAATACAAGCTCATCGAGAGCCAACGCTCGTCACTGGGCTATGATATTGATGGCGTCGTCTACAAGGTCGACCAACTTGAACTGCAGCGCCGCTGGGGCTTTGTGACGGGCGAGCCGCGCTGGGCCATCGCCCACAAGTTCCCGGCCGAACAGGCGACGACCACTGTGCGCGACATCGAAATTCAGGTGGGCCGCACCGGCACGCTGGCGCCGATCGCGCGGCTTGATCCGGTGAGCGTCGGCGGGGTCACCGTGGTCAATGCGACTCTTCACAACGAGGACTATATTGCCGGCCGCGACAGCAATGGGCTGCCGATCCGCGACGGCAAGGACATCCGCATCGGCGATACCGTCACCATCCAGCGGGCAGGGGACGTCATTCCGCAAATCGTCGACGTCGTCATCGAGAAGCGCCCGGCCGCCGCGGAGGCCTTCCACATGCCCGAAACCTGCCCGGTCTGCGGCTCGCCGGCAGTGCGCGAAATCAACGAGAAGACCGGCAAGGAAGATTCCCGCCGCCGTTGCACCGGCGAGCTGTTCTGCCCGGCGCAGGCGGTGGAGAGCCTCCGTCATTTCGTTTCTCGCGGCGCCATGGACATCGAAGGCCTGGGGGCGGAGAACATCGAGCTCTTGTTCAGCAAGGACCTCGTCAAGACGCCGGCCGATATCTTCACGCTCAAGGACAAGCGTGCCGAGGTTCAGCGTGCTTTCGCCGAGCGCCGCGAAGAGCAGGCACGCCAGCGCGAAGCGGCTTCCGGAAAGGCGCGCAAGAATGTGCGCAGCGTCGAGGACCGCAATTATGAGGGGCTGGACAAGCTCTTCGCCGCCATCGATGCCCGCCGCGACCCCGAACTGGACCGCTTCATCTTTGCGCTCGGCATCCGCCATATCGGGGAAACCACCGGCGCCGTCCTCGCCCGCACCTTCGGCACGATCGAGAAGCTGCAGGAAGCGGGAAGGGAGATGGCCGCTGCGGACGACCCGATGGGCGTTTTCCCCTCGGTTGACGGCATCGGCAGCACGGTGGTCGAGGCGCTGGTCGAATTTTTTGGCAACGAGCGCAACAACGAGGCGCTCGCGGCGCTCCTCGCGCAGGTCCGGCCCAAGCCCTATGTGGTCACCATTTCAGCCGACAGCCAGGTGGCGGGGAAAACGGTGGTCTTCACCGGCACGCTCGAAAAAATGTCACGATCTGAAGCCAAGGCTATGGCCGAACGGCTGGGGGCGAAGGTCGCCGGTTCAGTTTCGGCCAAGACCGATATCCTGGTTGCCGGGCCCGGCGCCGGCTCCAAGCTCAAGCAGGCGCAGGAGCATGGGGTGGAAGTGATCAGCGAAGACGAATGGTTTGCCAGGGTCGGCAAATAGCGGGAGACTGAAATGCGTCATCTGCCATTCGCCCTGGCTCTGCTATCTGCCCTCACGCTGCCCGCCGCGGCGAGCGAGTTTGGCGATAAGGTGCGCGCGCATCTTTATGCCGGCACGCTGAGCGAAATGGGCGAGCAGATCGCGCCCGCCTGCGACGCCGGAGATGCCGAAGCCTGCTTTGCCTTCGGGCTTTCCGATCTCATCACCGGGTATGAGCAGACGGCGCAGATGCTCTACCGGCATGGCGCTGTTGCTCCTAACGCGCCGGCGCTGAGCCTGTTTCTCGGCACCGGGCTCGATACGCCGCCCGCGACAATAAACGCCGACGCCCGGCCCCTCGATTATGATGGGCTGGTGCAAATCCTTGATGATTTTGTGGTCACCCTTGGCCAGGCACGGGCGCATTTTGAGGCCGCCGGCAATGGCGACGCCTTTGTCATGCCGATCGATCCGCTTCGCGTGCGCATCGATCTTGACGGCAATGGCGCGGCTGAGCCCGGCGAGACGCTGGCAGTTGTGTTGCAGGCGGCGGGTGAACTAACCGAATTTCCTTCGCCCGATGAACCGCCGCCGGGGCACAAAACCAAGACCAAGAGCAAGGGCGCGCCGGACGCGACGATCGGCTTCGACAATGCCGATGCTATCTGGTTCGCGGGCTATTCCACACTTGTGTCCACGCCAGTCGATTTCCTTTTGGCGCATGATTTCAGCCAGTTTTTCGACGCGTTCCTTCATCGCGTCTTCCCCCATGCGGGCCTTCCCATGGGCGGGCACTTGCCCGGCGGCATGATGGTGATGGACCCTGAAAGCGACGCCTTCTTCGCCGATGTGATCGCCGCGATCCACGCTGCCGATTTCCCGGTCACCGATGCGGCGCGCCTCGCCAATGTGCGGACGCGGCTGCTCGAGATTACAGCATTGTCGCGCCGCAACTGGGAATTGATCCTGGCCGAAACCGATGACGACAGGGAACTCGTGCCGTCGCCCACGCAGACGTCGCTGGTGCCCGACCGGCAGGTTACCCAGGACGTCGTCGATGCCTGGCTCGCCACGCTCGACACGGTGGACCTGGTGCTCGAGGGCGAGCTGCTGTTGCCGCATTGGCGGTTCGCGCAAGGTTTTGACCTCAAGCGCTACTTCGAGACGGCTACCGAGACCGATGCCGTCATGCTGTTTACGGGGCTCGGGGCATTGCCGTTTCTTGGCGATGGCCCGATCGCCGGCGCCGATGATTTCGCCGAAGCCAATCGGGTCTTCGGCGAGGACTGGCCGTTTTTCGCCCTCTGGTTCAACTAGGTGCCTTCGGAGCTCCCCATGCGTCTTGCTGCAATCGCCTCGATCGCTTTTCTCGCCCTTGCCAGGGCCGCTGCGGCGCAGCCTTTCGACACGCCCGAGGCGCTGCTCGAAGCCGTTTATGCGCCCTATTTCAGCGGTGAGTTCAGCGAGGATGAGGCCGAGTTCCGCTCCGAAGCGCTCAATGCACTCTACGAGGCCGATGCGCAAAACACGCCGGAAGGCGAGATGGGCGCGCTGAGCTTTGATCCCTATATCGATGGGCAGGATTTCGAGATCGCCGAATTCGAGATCGGCGAACCGCTGATCGATGGGGACACGGCCACCGTCGATGTCACCTTCACCAATTTCGGCGAGCCGCGCGCCATCACCTATGATCTCGTGTTCGAAGACGGCAGCTGGAAAATCGACGACCTCGAAGGCGAGAACGCCGAGTTTTCCTACCGGCTGACGGAGATCTTTGCTGGGGTGGAAGACACAAGCGAGTAACAGCGGTTCGCTGTCACCCCGGCCTGCGCCGGGATGACATCGAGCGTTCGGGAATTACGCGGCTAGATTGCGGCCGTTGCGCCCTTTAGCCACTCCTTGACCTCGCCGCTCACCAGCGGGCCGATCTCCGTCCATACTTTTGCGTGGAACGTGTTGAGCCAGTCGCGCTCCGCTCCGGTCAGCAGGTCCATCTCGATCAGACGCGTGTCGATGGGCGCCAGGGTCAGAGTTTCGAACTCGAGGTATCCTGGAAACGCCTCAGCCTCCTTGACCGCGACGAGGTTCTCGATGCGAATGCCGTATTCGCCGGCCTTGTAGTAGCCGGGCTCGTTGGAAACCACATTGCCTGGCTCGAAGGGCGTCGTGTAGCGCGAGGAGATGCCGACAGGCCCCTCATGCACGCCAAGGAAGGCGCCGACGCCGTGGCCGGTGCCGTGATTGTAAGTCACCCCGTCTTGCCAGAGGAACTGGCGCGCCAGGATGTCGATCTGGGCGCCATTGGTGCCGCGGGGGAAACGGGCGAGCGAAATGGCGATCATGCCCTTGAGCACCCGGGTATAGCGGTCCTTCTGCTCGGGGGTCGCCGACCCGGTAAAGAGCGTCCGGGTTATGTCGGTGGTACCCGACAAATATTGCGCGCCCGAGTCCACAAGCATGATCTCACCGGCATTGAGGGTCCGGTCGGTCTTCTTGGTCACCCGGTAGTGGACGATGGCGCCATTCGGCCCAGCGCCGGAGATGGTGTCGAAGCTGGCGTCGACGCAGGATTCTTCTTCGCGCCGGAAGGCCTCAAGGGCGGTGACGATGCCGATTTCGGTCAGCGTGCCTTTGGGTGCTTCGCCATCGAACCAGTGCAGGAATTTCGCCAGCGCCACGCCATCGAGCTTATGGGCTTCGCCCATGCCGGCCAATTCGGCCTCGTTCTTGATCGACTTGGGGCCGAGCACCGGATCGCGCTTTTCGATCACCCGGGCACCCGCCTGGCGAAGCGTGTCAGCCACGGCGGCGGGAGCCGATTGCGGATCGACCAGCACGGCCTTCTTGCCCGAGCCGAGCTTTTCCAACGCCTTGGCGAGGCCGACGCTCTTTGCCACCTTGGCAATGCCATCCAGCGCCTTTTCGAGCTCCGGCGTGATCTTGGCCTTGTCGAGATAAAGCGTCGGCAGGCCCGACTGGGGCACGATGGCGAAGCCAAGCACAAAGGGGGTGTTGGGGACATCGCGGCCGCGCATGTTGAACAGCCAGCAGATCGATTCCGGCAACGTCAGCACCGCAGCGTCGGCGCCTTCCTTGACGAGGGTGTCGCGCAGATCGGCAATCTTGTCGGACGAGGTCTTTCCGGCACGGTTGTGGCCCAAAAATTCGATTGGGCTGAGCGGCGGGGCAGGGCGATCTTGCCAGACATGGTCGACCAGATTGTCGTGCGGCACGACCTGGGCGTGACCGGCGAGCTTTTCGGTGATGTCGCGGATTTCACCGGGCGTGTGCAGCCAGGGATCATAGGCCAGCGTGCCGCCCTTGGGCACATAGAGCTTGATGTCCGCGCTGACGCCTCCCTGGCCGACCTCGTGAACGGTGATCTTGTTCGTGTCGGTCTGGACTGGCGCCTGGAGCGTGTAGCGGCTGTCGACGAAGAGACCGGCCTTCTTCATGCCGATCACCGCCATACCGGCCGAGCCGGTAAAGCCGGTGAGATAAGCCAGCCGCGCTTCGCTGGCCGGCACGGACTCGCCGCGATGCGCATCGGCGCGCGGAACAAGGAAGGCATCGACATGCGCCCACTGCATAGCGGCGCGCAGGTCGGCAAGGCGAGGCGCCACCTGGCTCGGGTCGGATTTTTCCTCGAAGCTCTGGAATTTAGCGGGCGGGAAGGCGGTGTCGGTCATGGTTTTTCCTGACGCAAAGCCGGCTACTACATGCGCTGCCGGCATGGCTATCTTGTGTCATCAGCGCTGGTGCGGGCGCGGTTCGAACCTATCTTAAGGGCACAGGTCAAGGAGATGAAAAATGAACAAGGGCAAGAATTTCTTTCGGCGCACCCTCGACGCCATTGTCGAAGGCCGCGCCCGCGAGGCTCAGCGCTTTGTCGATAGATACGAGCGCGACCATGGCTTGCGCGACAAAATGAACGGCCGTTAACCGCGGTCTGCACTTCCGGCATGGCAGGCTTGCCGGTGCGCCCCTAACCAGGGCAGCGCGAACAGCCTAGAGAGAGCAAGACGGCTACCAAACGTTTGGTCCGTCGCATGGAGTAGAAGATGACTGAGAGCAAGAATGGTTTCCGCAGCGCATTGGGTGGCCTTATCGACGCCCGGAGCCGCGAAGCCACCCGCCAGGTCAGCTATCGCATGCAGCACCAGCTGATCGGCGCAGTAACCAAGCGCCCGTAAGGCTGCTGCAGCACTCGCTGACGATCAAGCCCCGATCCCCGAAGCCTGCTTCGGGGATTTTGTTTTTTGCGTTCGAGAAAGACCCCCACCCAACCTCCCCCTGAAGTAGGGGGAGAGCCGCATCTCGCTTGTCGCCACTTCGGTGTTTGTCCACCGGACGCACTCCTCCCCCTACTTCAGGGGGAGGTTGGGTGGGGGTCCTCCTAGCGAGTTACCGCTTTTCCAGCACCAGCGTTGTCCAGTCCTTGCGCTTGAGATGATCGCGCAGGGTGAAGCCTGCCTTTTCATAAGCCTCGATGACGCCGTCGGCCTGGGTGTTGAGGATACCCGACAAAATCGCCGTGCCACCCGCCTGGGTGATGACGCCCATGCCCGGCGCCAGCTCCACGAGGGGGCCGGCCAGGATATTGGCGACCACGAGATCGTAGGGTGCGCGTGCGGCAATGGCATGGTGGTCGAGACCGGTTGCGACCAGTGTGTCGATCAGACCGGCCACCTCGTTGTCGCGGGCATTGTCGTCCGTGGTGGTAACGGCGATGGGGTCGATATCGGTCGCCAGCACCTTCTTGCCGGTGCGCTTGGCAAGAGCGATGGCAAGGACGCCGGTGCCGGTGCCGACATCGATCATGGCGCTGGGGCTCTTGGTCTCGAGCACGGCCTCGATGGCTTCGAGGCACCCTGTCGTGGTCTCGTGGTGCCCCGTGCCGAAAGCCTGTGCCGCGTCGATGCGCATCGGCGTCAGCCCTTCGGGGATCGGCCCGGTTTCGTGGCTGCCATAAACATAGAAGCCACCCGCGATCACGGGCGCCAGGCCTTCAAGCGACTTGGCGACCCAGTTGACTTCCGGATCGATCGGCTCGACCGAGAACTGCACTGTGCCGCCCAGCACTTCCTGCGCCAGCGCGTTGAAGGCTTCGAGGTCGGGCGGGCTGTCGCAGGCGGCTTCAAACACCCATTCCCCGGTCTCTTCGTTTTCATGCGCCGAAGCGGTCAGCGCCAGCTCGTCGCGCTCTGCCACGGCGTCGACCAGGGCATAGGCCTGTTCCTTGGTGAGGGAAACGGAGAGCTGGTCGACGGACATGAGTGGCCTCGGATTTGGTTCGAGGCCATTGAGGCAAGCTTGGCGCCTAAGTCAATGACTAGAGCTTGACCGCCGTGCCAGACACCGAAACCATCAGCATCGAGCCGTTCTGGCCGACGACTTCATAGTCGATATCGACGCCGACCACCGCATCGGCTCCCATGCGCCGGGCTTCGTCGGCGAGCTCGCGATAGGCCTCTTCGCGCGCGCTGCGCAGCGTCGATTCATAGGCGCCTGCGCGGCCGCCGACAATGTCGCGAATGCCGGCAAACAGGTCCTTGAAGATGTTCGCGCCAACGATCACCTCGCCGGTGGCGATGCCGAGATAGTCACGGATCGGGCGGCCTTCCAGGGTGGGGGTGGTCGAGATGATCATGGGGTCCTCCAGGTTTGTGTGGAGGATGTGGGAAGGGTGGGGCGGAGTGCAAGGGGGAGACGGTAAAGGCACCCCCTCCCACCTGCGCTACGGCCAAGAGGCCTAGCTGCGGTTCCCCCCCTCTAAGGGGGAGGGTGGGTCCGGTGAGAGTGGCAGCTAATTGCCAACGAGTGGAGTTCATCTTCCCCCTCAAAGGGGAAGGCAAGCAAAGCTTAGGTGCGCAGCGCCTTAGCGACGCTCGGAAGGGGGTGCCTAACCCTTCGTCACAAAGCTCTCCAAGACCTTCTTGGTCCCCGCCTTGTCGAACTCGATGGTCAGCTTATTGCCCTCGATATTCATCACCTCGCCATAGCCGAACTTGAGGTGGAATACCCGGTCGGACACCTCGAAGCCGCTCGACTGGCTGCCAAGATCGACGGAGCGGGCGACCAGTTCGCCCTCTATGGTCAGCGGCCCGCCACCCTTGCGCGTTGCCTGCTGCGCACGCGCCCGCTGCCAGCCGGGCGTTTCGTAGACGCTTTCGAAAGGGTCGGCCTTGTTGAAGCGGCTCGAGGCGCCGCCGCCATAGCTATAGCCGCCATAGGCCGAGCCGCGATCGGTGACGTCCAGCACGTCGGGCGGCAGTTCGTCGATGAAGCGCGATGGAATGGCCGATTGCCAGAGCCCGTGGATGCGCCGGTTCTGCGCTGCCGAAATCCGCACACGCTTGCGGCCGCGGGTTATGCCGACATAGCCGAGGCGCCGTTCCTCTTCGAGCCCGGCGCGCCCCGACTCGTCCATCGAGCGCTGGCTTGGAAAGGTTCCGTCTTCCCAGCCGGGCAGGAATACCGTGTTATATTCGAGCCCCTTGGCAGAGTGGAGCGTCATGATGGTGACGGCATCACTGGCCTCGGCGCTGTCGCGGTCCATGACCAGCGATATATGCTCGAGAAAGCCGCCCAGCGTCTCGAACTCTTCCATGGAACGGCTGAGTTCCTTGAGGTTTTCCTTGCGGCCCTCGCTTTCGGCGGATTTGTCTGCCGAAAGCATGTCCATATAGCCGCTTTCTTCCAGGATCTGTTCGACCAGCTGGTAGGGCGGCAGGCTTTCGGCACGATAGGACCAATCGTCGAATTGCGCCACCAGGGCACGCAGGACCGAGCGCTGCTTGGGCTTGAGGTCCTCGGTTTCCACCAGCATGCGCGTCGACTGCAGAAGCGGCACGTTCTGGTGGCGAGCCGTCGCGGTCAGCATGTTGACGGTCGAGTCGCCGAGGCCACGCTTGGGCACGTTGATGATGCGTTCGAAAGCCAGATCGTCAAAGGGCTGTGCAACCAGCCGCAGATAGGCCAGAGCATCACGAATTTCCTTGCGCTCATAGAAGCGCGGACCGCCGATGACGCGGTAGTTCAGCCCCAGCGTGATGAAGCGTTCTTCGAACTCGCGCATCTGGAAGGAAGCGCGGACCAGGATGGCCATTGAATTGAGCGGTTCGCCGAGGCGCTGGAACTGCTCAATTTCCTCGCCGACTGTGCGCGCCTCTTCCTCGCTGTCATAGACCTGGGTGAACGAGATCGGTTCGCCCGCTTCGGCGACATCGGTGTGGAGCGTCTTGCCCAGGCGGCCTTCGTTGAAGGCGATCAGGGTCGAAGCGGCCTTGAGGATATTGGCGGTCGAGCGATAGTTGCGCTCAAGCTTGACCACCTTGGCGCCCGGAAAATCCTTTTCGAAGCGCAGGATGTTGTCCACCTCGGCGCCGCGCCAGCCGTAGATCGACTGGTCATCGTCACCGACCACGCAGATATTGGCCTCGTTTGCGGGACGGCCCTGCGCCAGGAGGCGCAGCCAAAGATACTGGGCGGTGTTGCTGTCCTGGTATTCGTCGACCAGCATGTACTTAAAGCGCTTGTGGTATTCGGCAAGCACGTCGGGCTGTTCGCGGAACAAGCGAATGCATTCAAGCAGCAGGTCGCCGAAATCGACGGCGTTGAGCGTTTTGAGGCGGGCCTGGTAGTCCGCATAAAGGTTGGGCAAACGGCCATTGGCGAAGACGCTGCTTTCCGACGCCGGCACGTCCTTGGGCAACCAGCCCCGGTTCTTCCAGGTATCGAGCAGCCCGGCAAAGCCGCGAGCGGTCCAGCGCTTTTCATCGATGTTTTCGGCCGCCAGCAACTGCTTGATCAGCCGGATCTGGTCGTCGGTATCAAGGATGGTGAAGCTGGGTTTAAGATCGACCAGTTCCGCGTGCTGGCGCAAAATGCGGGCGGAAACCGAGTGGAACGTGCCCATCCAAGGCATGCCGTCGAAGTTTGGCACAAGCTCATGGATGCGCTTTTTCATCTCGCCCGCTGCCTTGTTGGTAAAGGTCACGGCTAGGATCTGGCTGCCCCAGGCAAGGCGCTGGTTGAGAATGTGGGCGATACGTGTCGTCAGCACCCGCGTCTTGCCGGTACCGGCACCCGCCAGCACCAGAACCGGGCCTTCCGTTGCAAGCACGGCGTCGCGCTGCTCGGGGTTGAGGCCAGCCAGATAGTCCATCGCTGGCGCCTGTTGAAGGCGGCTGGTATTCGGCCCGGCGCCGGGACGGTAAAGGGGTGCGGGTTCGGCCATGCGGTGCTTTGTTCCGGGGCCGGCGCCGCGATGAGCAGCAAGCCGGGCCTTGACGAATCTTGATTTGTTCTCGTCGCAATATAGGGACGGCGACTGTCCCTGTATAGAAGCGCAGCCTGTCACATGGACGTCACGCACCCGGCCTAATCGAGCCCCGCATCATATCCGGGGACTATTCATGATTGCCCAAAAGCGTCTGGCTGCCTTGAGCGCGGCCCTGTTGCTGACCACTGCCGGCGTTCAGGCCGAGCAGTATTTCAACCGAGTTTCGAGCTTTGCCGTGGCGCAGAATGCGCCTGAGGCGGACGCCACGTCATCGGAAATCATCGCCGCCACCGAAGATGGCATGACGCTGATCTATTCGGATAGCCCGGGCGGCGGCATCGGCTTTGTGGATATAACCGACGCTTCGGCGCCAAAGGCTGCCGGCTATCTGGCCATCGAAGGCGAGCCGACCTCGGTCGCCATCATCGGCGACAAGGCCTATGTCGGCGTCAATACCTCCGAGAGCTTCACCGAACCGTCCGGCAAGCTGGTCGTCGTCGATATCGCGACGCAGACCGCCGAAGCCGAATATGACTTCGGCGGACAGCCCGATTCTGTTGCCCGCAACAAGACCGGTACGCTC includes:
- a CDS encoding outer membrane protein assembly factor BamD codes for the protein MKLDVVSQFANRSIRFALIGLFAAVLTACSGGGLFGPPKLKEDPIVPAASLYQSALNDMDRQYYQSAIKSLEKLERQHPRDPLTEKGKLMLVYANYRSGELDEAVLAADRYLALYPNTKDVPYVLWLKATAYFAQIKDITRDQQLSRDAIDTYTLLINNYPKSEHAADAKEKLLVAYDQLAGKEMSVGRYYLGNGQYAAAINRFREVVETWQTSTHIEEALYRLTEGYLLLGLTNEAMSAAAVLGHNYPSSEWYKRAFALLGKQGLAPQLNSGSWLAAHRR
- the recN gene encoding DNA repair protein RecN; translated protein: MLNALSVRNIVLIDQLDLALDNGMTVLTGETGAGKSILLDAMTLALGGRGDASLVRQGQESGQVVAVLELAATHPARALLRDNAIPDDEDVILRRVQFADGRTRAFINDQPVSASLLQKVGSQIVEIHGQHDDRALVDVATHRAALDAFGELAKPVAAVRDLWSALVEAQQSVSEQRALVAEAVAAEDYARHAVEELGKLKPALGEETELAERRQQLQQAEKASSDVVEIDEILNGPNAPTPALASLMRRLARKIDTGATLFQPIVDALDASLVTLDRTTDALEELKREMAFDPRELEEVEERLFALRAAARKHQTTPDGLVEVLAKYESDLETLQSGESRLKALEAEEATARARYREAADTLSNGRKKAAKALSKAVEAELPDLKLGNAKFIVDHQVDSDRVAAAGIDQIAFHVQTNPGTAAGPLLKVASGGELSRFLLALKVVLADRGSAPVLVFDEIDTGVGGAVADAIGRRLARLASKVQVLTVTHAPQVAARANRHLLIEKQMVKEGHFMRTHVRPLDTGARQEEVARMLAGAEITDEARAAASKLLSTVK
- the ligA gene encoding NAD-dependent DNA ligase LigA; the encoded protein is MSDLSQTPVSDLSEDEARSELERLAGAIAAADLAYHGKDTPEITDAEYDALRIRNAELEGAFPELVRSDSPTGKVGAAPAEGFSKVRHAVPMLSLAKAYTDQDVLDFIERGRRFFQKDEGLDLAFTAEPKIDGLSASLRYEHGVFVQGATRGDGSVGEDITANLRTIKDIPKRLPEGGDWPEVIEIRGEVYMTYAEFQALKERSAAAGGQNYVNPRNTAAGSLRQKDPSITASRNLRFFAYAWGFTSADPAPTQFEAVQKFADWGFQISPLMLRAKSAEELIAQYKLIESQRSSLGYDIDGVVYKVDQLELQRRWGFVTGEPRWAIAHKFPAEQATTTVRDIEIQVGRTGTLAPIARLDPVSVGGVTVVNATLHNEDYIAGRDSNGLPIRDGKDIRIGDTVTIQRAGDVIPQIVDVVIEKRPAAAEAFHMPETCPVCGSPAVREINEKTGKEDSRRRCTGELFCPAQAVESLRHFVSRGAMDIEGLGAENIELLFSKDLVKTPADIFTLKDKRAEVQRAFAERREEQARQREAASGKARKNVRSVEDRNYEGLDKLFAAIDARRDPELDRFIFALGIRHIGETTGAVLARTFGTIEKLQEAGREMAAADDPMGVFPSVDGIGSTVVEALVEFFGNERNNEALAALLAQVRPKPYVVTISADSQVAGKTVVFTGTLEKMSRSEAKAMAERLGAKVAGSVSAKTDILVAGPGAGSKLKQAQEHGVEVISEDEWFARVGK
- a CDS encoding DUF3828 domain-containing protein; this translates as MRLAAIASIAFLALARAAAAQPFDTPEALLEAVYAPYFSGEFSEDEAEFRSEALNALYEADAQNTPEGEMGALSFDPYIDGQDFEIAEFEIGEPLIDGDTATVDVTFTNFGEPRAITYDLVFEDGSWKIDDLEGENAEFSYRLTEIFAGVEDTSE